From the Papilio machaon chromosome 13, ilPapMach1.1, whole genome shotgun sequence genome, the window atactggctgaggcaaccaggggagtgccctcgAAACGAAGATCcacgacaaagggttgtttttttagcggtaatggcgcatacttgtgtctttttgggatttaaatcaacgagatttcgtcgaccccaatccgaaacttcacccagtagggtctccagttcagacacaagtttggtccggTTCTCGTCGGCAGTAGCCCGAGAAACGTTAGCGCGGGCCGTGTACAATGCATCACCCgtgctatcgtctgcataacaatgGATGTTGCTAATTTGcattgatatgcagaagaaacagGGTGGGCGACAGTACACAGCCCTGTGGGACACCAGCATTAATTGGTTTGGGGTCCGAGCATGCACCGTCGACAACGACCTTGATGCTTCGACCCTCCAAAAAGCTGGCAATCCAGGCGCGTAGTTTCTCGGGCAGCCCGTAGGAAGGCAGCTTCGAGAGAAGTGCTCTGTGCCATACCCGATCAAAGGCCTTGGCCACGTCCAAACTAACCGCCAGGGCCTCCCCCTTGCCCTCGATCGCCTCCGACCATCGATGCGTGAGGTACGCAAGAAGATCACCAGCTGAGCGACGTTGTCGGAAACCGTACTGACGATCGCTAATCAGCTGATGCTCCTCAAGGTACCTCATAAGTTGGCAATTGATGGTCGTTTCCATGACTTTCGAGAACAAGGTGGTAATGGCGATCGGCCTGTAGTTGGACGGGTCTGAGCTATCGCCTTTTTTCGGGATCGGGTGGATTATGGCAGTCTTCCATGATTTCGGGACAACGCCTAAGGAGTAGGAGAACCGGAACAGGCGCGTTAAAACCGGTGCCAACTCAGGAGCGCAAGTCCTAAGCACGATGGGGGGTATCCCGTCAGGCCCACTCGACTTATGGATATCCAGAGATTGCAGCGATTTCCGCACTGATCTCTGGATAAACTGGATTTCGGACATAGGGGTCTCACCGCGTGGGATTTTCGGCGGCGAGTTACCTTTGTCATCCAGAGTCGAGTTGGCCGCAAAAAGAGAGCCCAGAAGATCGGCTTTCTCTTTTGCGGTATGGGCCAACGAGTCATCCCCCCTGCGCAAAGATGGTAATGACGGCTTACAGAAATTCCCCTGGACAGCCTTGGCAAGAGACCAGAACGCACGAGTTCCCGAAGGAAGGTGCACTAGCCTCTCACCAATGCTGGCCACGTGTTCGGACTTTGCCTTGGCAATCACTCTTTTGAAGGACCTGGAGGCAGAgttatacttcttttttaactgGCTGGTATTTACATCCCTAGCTGCTGACGCCTCAGCCCAGGCTCGATAACAGTCCTGCTTGTAGCGCGAGGCTAATTTGCAGGATTTACCAAACCAGGGTCGAGAACTGCCTCCGATGGGCACAACTGAAGATGGAATAAAAAGATCCATCCCCTGAAGCACCACATCAGCGACAGAATCGGCAACAGCGTCGGGATCATCCAGCCTGAAGCAAACTCTCTCCCATGGGTAGGATGCAAAAAAGGACCGCATCTCATCCCAGTCTGCTGACCTATAGTGCCACACTCGGCGAAGGCCATTCGGTTTGAACCGTGGGCGACGCGAGATGGGCACTGTGGTCCGGATCAGGCAGTGGTCTGACGAGCCCAAAGGGGCTTCGACGGAAACCTTATAGCTGTCCGGATGTGAAGTCAGCAGAAGGTCCAACAGGGAAGGTGTATGGTCTTCGACATCTGGGATTCGCGTGGGCGAGGTGACCAGCTGTGTCAGGTCATAAGACAAGGCAAAGTCGTGGACAGATCTCCCCGCATGATCGGTGGTACGAGAGCCAAGCCAATCGGCATGGTGGGCGTTGAAGTCGCCTAGTACCACGATTTCAGCGGAGGGGATCTGTGCCAGAACGGAATCTGTAGCCGTTTGGACTTGCTCCATGAGTCGGTCTGTTTCGGCATTACCGCTATGGGACCTATAAAGGCACGCATAGACCCGCGGATGGTCGTCGCCATCTACGCGCAGCCATAAAAGAGATAGGTCCCTACCTTCAAGAAGGCTGAGGCGACGAGAACAGATATCCTCCCTGACGTACACGCATACCCCAGCCCGGGGCAAAAAGGACTGTTCTAATTTGTATCCGGGGCAGGACAGATACGAGGTGTCCGCCGGAGAGGATATCTGCGTCTCGGTAAGAAAAAGCAAGGCCGGCTTTGCCGTCCGGAGATGGTAGTGGACGGCCTCCAAGTTGGAATGGAGCCCCCTGATATTGCAGAAGTCCACGGCATGGGTGACAGGGGGTGCTGAAAGTACCTTGCTTCGTTTGCCCCGACCTTTGCAAGCGAGCGGAATGGtgccccccccagaatacgcgGGGCGGCCCGTGCGCTTACCCCCAGACTCCGAGCGGGAGTTCAGGCGTAAGCGCACGGAGGGGGATTCTCCAATACCAGGGGTATTGGTACCCCCCATCAGACGAACGCGGGATTGCtcccacttcacgcctgtcttctgtgtggtcgtggtatttcaccgggcgagccgaccaattcgtgcaacagatgttgttgttgctggcgtctaccactgttaaattaaaaaatattaaagcaacTTTACCCCCTCGTAATTTACTTGGTGGCATTTTATAATAAGCGGTATACAGGTTCCATATAAAAATGCCCGGATCTTCTATAGATTCCGTCATAGCCTTCATCAACATGGattttggtatttttaatgtgaCTCCAAGATCCGATAAGGATTTCCTTGTGCGTGTCGGAATATCTTCTATCAAATCTTGGTggatatttgattttaagtcATTCAAAACGTTCTTTTGCAACCGCGACAATTCAAAAAACCACCCGGGTCCTGCTTCTCTTTGCAATCGTTTGAGTTTTCTCTGGGCTGgcagttgtaaaaaaatgtatatcgtaataataagtaaaaataatatttgattaaatataataaccaTTTACAATGTACATTTTAAGTGCGATCTTAAACCTGTGTACTTTTATAAGTGTAAGAATTAGAAAGGTTACCTTCTTTCTGCTGAAACTTCTTAAAGTCTCTTAAAAACTTCAACCACGCACCAACTAGCTCGTTGTACGGCTTAATGTGGACATTTTCTCTCATTTCCCGTTCTAAGTAAACCCAAACTGGTTCTTTTTTAGGCCCGTATATAGTCTGTCGTAAGAAGATacggtatgttttttttattttcatttttttttagattttgcAGTGGTGGATAAAGGTTGAGATTGGGGGTAAGGGGTTAATTGAGAAAAACTTCGGGATATAGTGGCGATGGATTTATTGATAGGCACACCTGCAGTTTCCGCcaatgaattttaatacagtcataaaattaagaagaaaGTATAGAACTATTAGAAGATGGAAACAagagttttaatataaaataggttTTTGCATAATTACAAGATGATATTATATGCATACGTCATAACTCACCTTTAGAGCCAGAAATTCTTGAACAGTGGGCATcttaaactttttcattttgatttttatcgaaattttcaaaagaaatttaaataaaacgaaaatttaaaagttaacaaaaattttgacaatcGAAACTGATTAGAACTATTGGTTTGAAGTCTTAAgggtgatatttttttctcttctaTAAATGATGTTTTGATTtccttattaaaaactttttattaaattataaaaataaaaaaaaacgaaataacgGGCACGAAAACGACGCAAAATCAAAAGGCAGTCAAAGTGTTCAAATAAACCATCAAATGATGCTTTGTGcttttttgaaaaaagataatctttttatttcctGCAACCATTCTTATTTCATATAACAACCTTAcatattttcacttttttccagtttatttttttttacatgcaAAATTGGAAACATTACATTGTACACTTCAAAGTAACTTATAAGAAGAAAGAAATGAAACTAAATAGtaaatttctataaattttatatttgtatatttttagttttttcaagAATATCCTTATAAGGAGGGTTAATTGGTCCTTGTACAGGATCtttgtattcatattttgATTGTCCTTCTAATAACAATGAATATGAAGTATCTGAGTCATAAGCACTTAGATCTCCGCAAACATTGAAGGGTACAATAAATCTGTTAGGACCAGTGAGTTGATTAAAATCACAATATTTGTGATCTAAAAGAGGATTTATCATTGTTGGTATAAAACCAGCTGGTGGAGCATAGTTCTGGCAGATAACAAAGGCTTCTATACTAGAATTTCTCGAACTCCTCGGCTTTGACACAGTCACCAATTCAAAAAACTGCTTCAGTTGAGAATATAGAAGTGTGACATCTTTTCCCCTGAATATTTTTGCAACAAACACACCtccattttttaatacatgtgTAGTAATATTCAATGCGGCTAAAAGAAGCTGCGATTGGACGTACTCATCAATATCATGTAAGCCTGTCACATCAGGAGCACCATCACAAACAACTAAATCAGCCTGCGATCCTTCAAATTCTTTGATGATCTCATGTGCCGTGCTCACTTTAGTTATGTCACCTTGAATTTGCTTTACCCCTGGAAGAGCTGCCATAGCTTGCAAATCAACCGCAACAATTTTAACGTCGTCAACATTTGACGCATTTTccttcaatttttttgttaaaacttgACTCCAACTACCAGGGGCAGCACAAAGATCTACCGCTCGCAAAACACcgttaaatatattgtattcttcattaatttgtaataacttaAATGCACTTCTAGCTCTCCATCCTTCTTCCTTTGCTAACCTATAGTAAATATCCCTTTTGTCTTTGGAAGTCTTACCCATCTTTCGGTAAGAATATTgggaaagaaaagaaaaattatcgCTTTAAGGCTTTCActtcaaataatattgattttttgaaaattatctcTGTTAAATTAGCAAAACACAACAAAGATTGAAATGTGAACGTGACAGTGGCACTGTCATAATGACAGTTTATAGTGGGTAAAATGGCATAGACAATTGGCACGAACACAAGAGGAAAGATACGGAttcaaatgaaacaatttgtaaacattaagataaaaaaaattatagcccTTCAGAACGTTCGCCTTTTTGTGTTAGttcaaaataagttttaaaaagttagcgATTGTCTTTGACGCAAACCCTCCACAGACTTTATCCTcagataatttgaaaaatccGAAAAATCCAAAATTTGACTTCCTGTTTTGACTTTATTGTTGGTCGGAAACGGAAACTTGATTATACAATAATCTTGTTCAATTTCAGATAAAGGCGGGTCTTTTTAACTTACAAAATCATGGTCAACTTGTAAATATATCGCATAACTTTATGATGGTTTGAATAGAAAATTTTTACTGTATGAGAAAACTGAATGTCCTTTAATTATACTTGTCATCATAGCtccataataataaacattattttcaagttaaagtaaagaaaaaagttcTTTCGATAATCTGTACCGAGCGAGACTAACCGCTTATAACCACCAATAACCACAATGTAAACAAAGATATGGAGGAGGAAGATATCATTATGTGATATGTCTCATATTCTTTTACATCATTCAGTTCTATTCTTGCTGTCCGTTGTACGTGACttcaatttctattaaaacaGTCGCTTTCTTTGTGTtggaagatttttttactttggtGCATCTATTGATAGTGATTCAAATTTGAAGTGATTTGGAAGGTTGAGATGaagtgatttttataaataagcaaaaaataatttaatattttcagaaaaagttaaaaatatggaTATCATAacccaaaataaaatattgtcttaTATTTTGGACAATTGGACGATTTTGTTGTTCCTTGTtgcaatatatttgttatattattatggcACATACAATTACGACTATTTTGAAAAGAAAGGAATCAGTTATATCAAGcctacaatatttgttggtaGTTTGTGGATGcgtgtaacaaaacaaatatcttaTCAAAACTAtcaattatatgtttataattattttaaaggaaaaccTTTTGGTGGtaagaaaaacattatgttgaaattgaaaaagcaattgatattttttggtCGTCGTTTCCATTATctgttaaattgattaaaactcAAATCAATATTTTGCAAGTGGGTATAAGTTGTATAAAGAATTATACAATTATAGCCACTACATTTctataccaatattataaagcgGAAACATTTGATTGcattgcaattttaaattattttgatgttgATAATCCGTTTTTAGATACtgtaattgatttaattattgatagTAACTGACATTTTGCTACGATCAACCAAAATTGGTACCGGGGGTTTTCATATAGTGAAATTTCCAGGCATATTTCTCGGTCGGAGGCTAACGCTGTTTTTAATTGACCCTGATCTTATTAAAGCTGTTACAACTCGAGATTTCGAATATTTTGTGGATCGGAATTCCTTGGAAACTAATGAACCGAGATTCCTCAAAAGAACCTTACTTAACCTGAAGGTAATTATGAAGAAAGTAACGTAATACTTCTTACAAATTGTATCATCTAAATACTGTCTCTGAAGTTGgctatgaaaattttattaatgattatagagaaattaagaaattattgtgAGTTTATGCTATAAATGTTTTgagatatcttggcggcttatcaaaataatcttCGCGTCACTGCGcaaacacaattttaagtgTAGCAGGATGCGGGAGGAACGCACTGCGCAATGagatgttttcaaatatcttgggccgccaagatatttgaaaacatctATAgcaaaagcaatttaaaaaatcaatgtttattaattcattatttattaaaattttatttttattggtcCGACAGTGCGTAAAACgtagtatttatattataattatattgtaggGATCACAATGGAAAGCAGTCCGCAGCTCTATAACACCGTCTTTCAGTTCATCACGTTTGAAGAACATGATACCATTGATACAGCAAAGTTCAGATCAAATGGTTAAATTCTTACAACAAtacggtaattttttttaaaatactatgaAAATTGTTATCATAGCTTTCCTCAGCCGACACCACGTGAACGTAAAGCTTTTAGCTATTTAACCAGCTTGGGGGAGACAGAGTAATTCGTGGACCTGTGGCAACCATTTCTGACCAGCGCCATGGGCGGTTGACTAACCGCGCCCATCGTGTAGGGCGCAGTTAGTCGGCCCAGTATATAGTGTTATCCTTTTTTActcttaaaaaaacacatataagctttaaatttcataacttAATTCATTTTTCTAGATAAAAGTGACGTTGAAATGAAAGATTTAGTGGGTCATTTGACATTGGAAGTGATCGGCGCATGCGCATTTGGAATCAAAACCGACGCTTTGACTGACGAAAACGCTCATTTTGTTAAGGTATTGTATAACCCTTTGCCGCCAAatgccacacaaaaaaaagcaGAGGCCGTACCAACATTTTCTCAATGAAACTTAGACCATTCTTGACTCTTGTTACTTTGATGTGCAATATTTTCTATTgataagctattttttttcagttagcAAAACAGTTCGGAGACATAACAACGAAAAGGAAGATTTtcttattgatatttataatgtttatgcccaatttaatgaaatatttcaatttgtcCTTTTTGAATACTGAGGCTATTGAAGAACTGGTCAAGGTTTTGAAAGTCACTAAGGCTGAGAGAAGGAAAGCTGAATCAAAGtaagttactttaaaattctttttaactGTTCAATAGCTTTATTACTTGCTCTTATACTTTATCCTTAATGTTAAAAAgctaaagtttattttaaaaaaaatgcacatatCTTAtaccttaataatattataaactagcttttacccgcgactccatccgcgcggaataaaaaatagaaaacggggtaaaaattatcctatgtccgtctcctagttctaagctacctgcccaccaattttcagtcaaatagattcagccgttcttgagttataaatagtgtaacacgactttcttttatat encodes:
- the LOC106717859 gene encoding putative tRNA (cytidine(32)/guanosine(34)-2'-O)-methyltransferase, with translation MGKTSKDKRDIYYRLAKEEGWRARSAFKLLQINEEYNIFNGVLRAVDLCAAPGSWSQVLTKKLKENASNVDDVKIVAVDLQAMAALPGVKQIQGDITKVSTAHEIIKEFEGSQADLVVCDGAPDVTGLHDIDEYVQSQLLLAALNITTHVLKNGGVFVAKIFRGKDVTLLYSQLKQFFELVTVSKPRSSRNSSIEAFVICQNYAPPAGFIPTMINPLLDHKYCDFNQLTGPNRFIVPFNVCGDLSAYDSDTSYSLLLEGQSKYEYKDPVQGPINPPYKDILEKTKNIQI
- the LOC106717945 gene encoding cytochrome P450 9e2, which gives rise to MDIITQNKILSYILDNWTILLFLVAIYLLYYYGTYNYDYFEKKGISYIKPTIFVGSLWMRVTKQISYQNYQLYVYNYFKGKPFGGIFLGRRLTLFLIDPDLIKAVTTRDFEYFVDRNSLETNEPRFLKRTLLNLKGSQWKAVRSSITPSFSSSRLKNMIPLIQQSSDQMVKFLQQYDKSDVEMKDLVGHLTLEVIGACAFGIKTDALTDENAHFVKLAKQFGDITTKRKIFLLIFIMFMPNLMKYFNLSFLNTEAIEELVKVLKVTKAERRKAESKKRDFLQQIIEAADKEREEVEKTGGVIQLDEDTIDGQSFLFLIAGYETSSTLLSFGIHILAVNPELQNKLREHILQVTEGKEITYDLLTELDYLEGFLLETLRLHPPLSRVDRVCVKDYILPGTNVKLEAGQVVAIPVYGVHMDPDIYPEPSEFRPERFMGEERKNRPSHLYLAFGAGPRNCIGMRFAMISAKIAMVSLLKNFKFSPCAKTENPVTIDMDSVLLKPAAGLWVKIDKL